One part of the Moraxella sp. FZFQ2102 genome encodes these proteins:
- the rlmB gene encoding 23S rRNA (guanosine(2251)-2'-O)-methyltransferase RlmB codes for MSDRKHSKSFYDKSIKNSGKKPHSKSGEPYKGKVFKDKKDTKPKNPYFYGIHAVDMLLKRRPIDVLNLFIQARDDGQVSDEHTRLMQLASDFGISVQMAQKERLAELADSHQHQGVVAQARPMPMADESVLDTLAQKDNALFLVLDQITDAHNLGACLRSACAMGVDAVIIPRHQSAPITPTVAKVSVGASEVIDVVAVTNLARTLDKLKKAGVFVFGTALDETAKPLHECDFGGKVAIIMGSEGDGMRRLTQELCDTLVYIPMANTLDRPQSLNVSVATGMALYEVARQRLV; via the coding sequence ATGAGCGACCGCAAGCATTCTAAGTCTTTTTATGACAAATCCATCAAAAATTCTGGCAAAAAACCCCACAGCAAATCAGGCGAGCCGTACAAGGGTAAGGTCTTTAAGGATAAAAAAGACACTAAGCCGAAAAACCCGTATTTTTATGGGATTCACGCGGTGGATATGCTGCTGAAGCGTCGCCCGATCGATGTGCTAAATCTGTTCATCCAAGCGCGCGATGATGGGCAGGTGAGCGATGAGCATACGCGCCTTATGCAGTTGGCGAGTGATTTTGGTATCAGCGTGCAGATGGCACAAAAAGAGCGACTGGCTGAGCTTGCCGACAGTCATCAGCATCAAGGCGTGGTAGCACAAGCGCGCCCCATGCCGATGGCGGATGAGAGTGTGTTGGATACCTTGGCACAAAAAGATAACGCGCTGTTTTTGGTATTAGATCAAATCACCGATGCGCACAATCTGGGCGCGTGCCTGCGCAGTGCCTGTGCGATGGGCGTGGATGCGGTGATCATTCCGCGCCATCAGTCTGCGCCGATCACGCCGACCGTCGCTAAGGTGTCGGTGGGTGCGTCTGAAGTTATTGATGTGGTGGCGGTGACCAATCTTGCGCGCACGCTTGATAAGCTAAAAAAAGCAGGCGTGTTCGTCTTTGGAACAGCGCTCGATGAGACAGCTAAGCCTTTGCATGAGTGTGATTTTGGTGGTAAAGTTGCAATCATCATGGGTTCAGAAGGTGATGGTATGCGCAGACTCACCCAAGAGCTGTGCGATACGCTCGTGTATATCCCGATGGCGAACACGCTTGATCGTCCGCAGAGCTTGAATGTCAGTGTCGCCACTGGCATGGCACTGTATGAAGTGGCACGGCAGCGGTTGGTGTAG
- a CDS encoding YigZ family protein, with the protein MSYQTPSAPCDAVYEIKKSEFLAFAYPIDSREQAMDHVAKLRARYPDARHHCFGYIIGDPNNTTSAGFDDDGEPNGTAGRPILNVLQHKAIGNCIIVVVRYFGGIKLGAGGLTRAYGTVAQMAVDQMVLTTFIPKSVLMIATSFAHEAQVRYLIGAAAGEISAVDYAADVMITAQLDTAKVDEFVASLGVYGAVVE; encoded by the coding sequence GTGAGCTACCAAACCCCAAGTGCGCCGTGTGATGCGGTCTATGAAATCAAAAAAAGCGAATTTCTTGCCTTTGCCTACCCGATCGACAGTCGTGAGCAGGCGATGGACCATGTCGCCAAGCTGCGTGCGCGTTATCCCGATGCGCGCCATCACTGCTTTGGCTATATCATCGGCGATCCGAATAACACCACGAGCGCAGGCTTTGATGATGACGGCGAGCCAAACGGCACAGCAGGCAGACCAATTTTGAATGTCTTACAGCATAAGGCGATTGGTAATTGTATCATCGTTGTTGTGCGTTATTTTGGGGGGATTAAGCTTGGTGCAGGCGGCTTGACGCGTGCTTATGGGACGGTGGCGCAGATGGCGGTGGATCAGATGGTACTGACCACTTTTATCCCAAAATCAGTGCTTATGATCGCGACAAGCTTTGCTCATGAAGCACAAGTGCGCTATCTGATCGGTGCGGCAGCAGGCGAGATCAGCGCGGTCGATTATGCGGCGGATGTGATGATCACAGCACAATTGGACACCGCTAAGGTGGATGAGTTTGTGGCAAGCTTGGGTGTATATGGAGCGGTGGTTGAGTAG
- a CDS encoding pseudouridine synthase — translation MRLDKFLSKATELSRKDAKKILHAGEITVNDIVIKDSSHHIDVANDEVLWAGEPLSVAEGSRYILLYKPDGFECTLKAKEYPIVTDLIAVPEVASLRMAGRLDVDTTGALLLSDDGAWLHRVTSPKRHQPKRYELTLADPMDEAAQAHAIKQVANGILLEGESEKTRPAKLSFVDETHAVLILTEGKYHQVKRMMAYFGNKVIELHRASIGTITLDGLEMGECRFLRPEEIEQF, via the coding sequence ATGCGTTTGGATAAATTTTTAAGCAAAGCCACTGAACTGTCGCGCAAAGATGCCAAAAAAATCTTGCACGCAGGCGAAATCACCGTCAATGACATCGTCATCAAAGACTCAAGCCATCACATCGATGTCGCCAATGATGAAGTGCTGTGGGCAGGTGAGCCGCTGTCGGTCGCTGAAGGCAGTCGCTATATTTTGTTGTATAAGCCAGACGGCTTTGAATGCACCCTAAAAGCCAAAGAATATCCGATCGTCACCGATTTGATCGCTGTGCCAGAAGTGGCAAGCCTGCGCATGGCGGGCAGACTCGATGTCGATACCACAGGCGCGCTGCTATTATCCGATGATGGCGCGTGGCTGCACCGTGTGACCAGTCCAAAACGCCATCAACCCAAACGCTACGAGCTGACGCTTGCCGATCCAATGGATGAAGCCGCCCAAGCCCATGCCATCAAGCAAGTGGCGAACGGCATCTTATTAGAAGGCGAAAGCGAAAAAACGCGCCCTGCCAAGCTGTCATTCGTCGATGAGACGCACGCTGTGCTGATTTTGACCGAAGGCAAGTACCATCAAGTCAAGCGCATGATGGCGTATTTTGGCAATAAAGTCATCGAGCTGCACCGCGCCAGTATCGGCACCATCACCCTTGATGGGCTTGAGATGGGCGAATGCCGATTCTTGCGACCTGAAGAAATTGAACAGTTTTGA
- the crcB gene encoding fluoride efflux transporter CrcB gives MFIQWLMVAIGAVCGATLRWLIGLWLTGMTTKLALATLVVNVIGSLLMGVLMAVSVSDTHKLLWVTGFLGSFTTFSAFSANVLEMLIAQKYSQALLIIILHLIGGVTAAAVGFYVARSFG, from the coding sequence ATGTTCATACAATGGTTGATGGTGGCGATCGGTGCGGTTTGTGGTGCGACATTGCGCTGGCTGATCGGTCTGTGGCTGACTGGTATGACGACTAAGCTTGCGCTTGCGACACTTGTGGTCAATGTCATCGGTTCGTTGTTGATGGGTGTGCTGATGGCGGTGAGTGTCTCAGATACGCATAAGCTGCTTTGGGTTACGGGGTTTTTGGGCAGTTTTACGACTTTTTCGGCATTTTCTGCCAATGTGCTTGAGATGCTCATTGCCCAAAAATACAGCCAAGCACTACTGATCATCATCCTACATCTGATCGGTGGTGTCACAGCGGCAGCGGTAGGGTTTTATGTGGCGCGCTCATTTGGCTGA